The nucleotide window GTATGGCTTGCGACAGGTTTAAAACAGCTTGCGTGAGGTCGGCAACTTGCTTTTCAAGCTCCATCGCTCTCCTTTTCCAATAACCCGCATCATCAGATAATGATTTAACAGCAGCCAAGTTGCTGTTTGTTGCAGTTTGTTGCTGAACGTTGGGCATTATCCCGCCAATAAAAATTTCACCCTCACCGGTTTCTAACCAAGTCGGGCTAACATTCAGCTTTTCGACAATAAGAGCCTTTGTTTTGTTGCTCAAAGTCGCGCCATTCTTGATTCCAGTAAAATAAGTTGGCGAAAGCCCTAAAAACCTTGCCAAATCCGTTTGGTTTAATTTGAGTTGCTCTAAAATCAAATTAATCATTTTATAATCAGATGATTGCATAATAGTATAAAAAAAATGTTGTTGAAATTCGTTTTTTATATCAAATTTGATTTTTGTTTTGAAATTATGTTTTTGATTTCAAAACAAAGATATGTTATTTAAAACAACATATCAAAACGAAAAGCAACAATTAGCAATTATGGAAAAAGTAACCTTTAGCGATTGGTGGGACAGTTTGCCCCGCAACAAAGTCGCAAAAACCCGAAAAGAAATCTTTGAATTGATTTTGTGGGAGGAAACTGACAACAACTATCAGCGTTTCATGGCGCGCAAGCGCGGCGAAGTGGAGTTTTCGGAACTCGAAAAGAAGGCAATTAGGGAATACACCGGAATTGCGGACTTAGTTTTTGAACCAGCTAAAGACTTAGTAGCATGATACCGGCGTACAAAAAATATACACTTGATTGCCCGTGCTGTAATACGCAACACGAAGTAGTGCCCTCACACATGATGAGAACAGGTGAGAATTACGGCACCGTTATTTGTTACGATACGCAAATGATAGTGGAGGTTAGAATAGCGGATTTTAACGACCCTAACTGCAAAACGATGCAGGCTATCTCGTATGAAAAAATACCAGATGGGTTAATCACTGAAGAGTACAAAGAAGCCAAAAGAGTCTATAAGGCAGGCCAAGCGGCAAAGAATCCAACTGTAAAACTTTACCTGTTAGCTATTTTAGGCTATTGTCAAATGCTGGCCAGCGGTTTGGTTGTTCTTTATTTCGCTGCAATGGGGGAAATATTTTGGCTTATGGCTTCACTATTAATTCTTTCGGGCTTCATTTATCGAGTTGCAAAAGCCCTTTCCATATACAAAAAACTTTAAGCGAATGGCAGAATTAACTACCCCGATAGCATTAGATGTACTTATCAACGAAACGCACAACGCGGCAGACCTCTTAAAGCACTACTTAGAACACGGAATACCGCAAGTGTCTGATTTGGGACAACCGGTCGGCGTGTATCACCTTGAAGGCGAAGAGCGCGAAGCGATGGAGCGAGAGTGCAACAAAGCCAAATCAATCATTCATTACCTGACCGAATACGAAAAACTTAAAACCGTAAAGAAATGACAGAGAAATCATACTTTTTTCCTTCAGACTTTGAAAGCGGTAAAGGCACAATAGGCATAAGGTTAAACTTACTACCCCCCTCGTGTTCATTTAATGCACAAACCAGGCTGTTTGAACTTCAAATACATTCTATTGAGGCGGCTAAGGCAATACACTTTGAATTAAGCACGCGTATTGCCGAATGGGAAAACCATAACGCCGCTTTAATTACCCCGCAAAACCAACAACCAAAATCAGAATAACAATGAAAGAAGCAATCTTACAACACCTTAACCCCACCGGGACACTTCACCTGACCGACAGTCAAAAAAAGTGGCAAACCAAGGCAGAGATAAAAGAAGCCCTTAGCGCGCAAAAAATTGAAGTTGAGCCTTCAGAGTTTGATAAAGCTATCGCTGAACTTCTTGAAGAAGGTAAAATCAGAAAACGACTTCGCGAAGAAGGCAGGGTAGGCAGCCCGAACGAGTACACCGACACTTTGTAGCACTAATAAATTAATAGCAATGGAAACCAACAAAAAGCAATCATCCCGGCAAACAACACACATAGTGCTAATTGCGGTTGCCTGTTATTTAACTGCAACGCACCTGCTTGGCGGGGC belongs to Bacteroidota bacterium and includes:
- a CDS encoding helix-turn-helix transcriptional regulator, producing the protein MQSSDYKMINLILEQLKLNQTDLARFLGLSPTYFTGIKNGATLSNKTKALIVEKLNVSPTWLETGEGEIFIGGIMPNVQQQTATNSNLAAVKSLSDDAGYWKRRAMELEKQVADLTQAVLNLSQAIPGGLRKLTANCFPYAVLNPNWAQKRVQLQLAAR